The following proteins are co-located in the Myroides profundi genome:
- a CDS encoding carbohydrate kinase family protein: protein MSDNAKAPIVVCFGEILWDIFPTYKKIGGAPLNVAYHLHKMGIDSHIITKLGTDDAGQKIISRLKEVGACTSYIQTDTTKKTGTVFATFDDHNEASYEFLKNSAWDFIDFKQEDSDLVAQSDAFVFGTLASRTPHTRETLHKLLDVAKYKVYDVNLRPPHYELEFVVELMHKADLLKMNKFELKEILEYLEEPYTTEEDAIKFVQKHFDCDEIIISKGDKGGLYLNKEMLYSYPAVDIVIRDTVGSGDSYLAGFLAAKLNGHDPIQIIKTAASLGAFVTSHTGANPEYEREDFDIFYYETIFKDELITSKNILEEPKTPEK, encoded by the coding sequence ATGTCAGATAATGCAAAAGCACCTATAGTAGTTTGTTTTGGTGAAATACTTTGGGACATCTTCCCAACGTATAAGAAGATCGGCGGAGCGCCCTTAAATGTAGCTTATCACCTACATAAGATGGGAATAGACTCACACATTATTACCAAATTAGGTACAGATGACGCAGGTCAAAAGATTATTTCTAGACTAAAAGAAGTAGGTGCATGCACATCCTACATACAGACAGATACTACCAAAAAGACAGGTACAGTATTCGCTACATTCGATGATCACAATGAAGCTAGTTACGAATTTTTAAAGAATAGCGCTTGGGATTTTATCGACTTTAAGCAAGAAGATAGTGATCTAGTGGCGCAGTCAGATGCCTTTGTATTCGGTACCTTAGCGAGTAGAACTCCCCATACTAGAGAGACGTTACATAAACTGCTAGATGTAGCGAAATATAAAGTGTACGATGTCAATCTTAGACCTCCTCATTACGAATTAGAATTCGTGGTAGAACTGATGCATAAAGCCGATCTACTAAAGATGAATAAGTTCGAACTAAAAGAGATTCTTGAGTATCTTGAAGAACCTTATACAACAGAAGAAGACGCTATCAAGTTTGTTCAAAAACACTTTGACTGTGATGAGATTATCATTTCTAAAGGAGATAAGGGAGGACTTTATTTAAATAAAGAGATGCTTTATAGTTATCCTGCAGTTGATATCGTGATCAGAGATACGGTAGGTAGTGGAGACTCTTACCTTGCGGGCTTCTTAGCAGCTAAGTTGAACGGGCATGATCCTATTCAGATTATAAAAACAGCTGCTTCATTAGGTGCCTTTGTTACCTCTCATACGGGAGCTAATCCGGAGTACGAAAGAGAAGATTTTGACATTTTCTACTATGAAACGATTTTTAAAGATGAATTAATTACGAGTAAAAACATCTTAGAAGAGCCGAAAACACCTGAAAAATAA
- a CDS encoding lipopolysaccharide kinase InaA family protein — translation MKKLKVNAIIHTQYQNLKKELTEIIEAYDEIDTYIAKGTRNSIKLVVLSTGQKVAIKSFKKPNLINRYVYRNIRKSKGLRSFENAERLHNLGINAPHSIAYFEYVSKGALRNSYYISEFIDTDITYRDLAQNQDCPNRERVLEEFVEFSFKLHENGINFLDHSPGNTLIKVREDGSHEFYLVDINRMKFDQEMSFSHRMKNLSHLTTNIQDIEKMATHYAELIGKSSRDVFIKLWLETIKFQYRFYKKKSIKNKVKKMYYQ, via the coding sequence ATGAAGAAGTTGAAAGTAAATGCGATAATACACACTCAATATCAAAACCTTAAAAAGGAACTAACGGAAATCATTGAAGCCTATGACGAAATAGATACTTATATCGCTAAAGGAACTAGAAATAGTATCAAGCTTGTAGTCTTATCTACGGGTCAGAAGGTTGCTATTAAATCCTTTAAGAAACCCAATCTTATCAATAGGTATGTATACCGAAATATACGTAAGTCTAAAGGTCTGAGATCATTTGAAAACGCTGAAAGATTACACAATCTAGGAATCAATGCTCCACATTCGATTGCTTATTTTGAATACGTCTCTAAAGGCGCATTAAGAAACTCATACTACATATCAGAATTTATTGATACAGATATCACTTATAGGGATCTAGCACAGAACCAAGATTGTCCTAACAGGGAGAGAGTCCTTGAGGAGTTCGTTGAATTCTCTTTTAAATTACATGAGAATGGTATTAATTTCTTAGACCATTCACCAGGTAACACTTTGATAAAAGTAAGAGAAGATGGTTCGCATGAATTTTATCTAGTAGATATCAACAGAATGAAGTTTGACCAAGAGATGAGTTTCTCACATCGAATGAAAAACTTGTCACACTTGACTACAAACATTCAAGATATCGAGAAGATGGCTACCCATTATGCTGAGCTTATTGGTAAGAGCTCACGTGATGTGTTTATAAAACTTTGGTTAGAGACGATCAAGTTTCAATACAGGTTTTATAAAAAGAAATCCATAAAGAATAAAGTAAAAAAAATGTATTATCAATAG